The Arachis ipaensis cultivar K30076 chromosome B07, Araip1.1, whole genome shotgun sequence genome includes a window with the following:
- the LOC110264422 gene encoding uncharacterized protein LOC110264422, with protein MDLANFENKVIELGMRLNVQLERKARSTLTQPTSNHERKSKSKVETEVVQTSQFERSTSKDTHLSKAETVNERKSESKHPPSGLKKSGSKGEVRRSQELPRNPDRGKGSELNQTHPSPVPNQEKPRGLDSSQSLQIPERSSSKGKSHQSSEKLRKSDSQPSRSPTPKHLERGISESHLHNQSYNVDKGR; from the exons ATGGATCTGGCTAACTTTGAGAACAAGGTTATTGAACTTGGGATGCGGCTTAATGTACAACTCGAGCGCAAAGCTCGATCTACTTTGACTCAACCGACATCAAACCATGAAAGAAAATC GAAGAGTAAGGTAGAGACTGAAGTTGTGCAGACATCACAATTTGAAAGGTCAACGAGCAAG GACACTCACCTCAGTAAAGCAGAGACTGTCAATGAGAGGAAGTCAGAGAGCAAACATCCACCTTCTGGTTTAAAGAAATCTGGTTCAAAGGGAGAG GTTCGCCGAAGTCAAGAACTACCGCGCAACCCCGATAGAGGAAAAGGATCCGAGCTAAACCAAACACATCCATCCCCTGTGCCAAACCAAGAGAAGCCTAGAGGGTTGGACAGTTCCCAGTCACTACAGATCCCGGAAAGAAGCAGCAGCAAAGGTAAATCACATCAAAGTTCTGAGAAATTAAGAAAATCAGATAGTCAGCCAAGCCGGAGTCCAACTCCGAAACACCTGGAAAGAGGAATATCAGAAAGCCATCTCCATAATCAGTCTTATAATGTGGATAAGGGTCGATGA